In Microbacterium esteraromaticum, the following proteins share a genomic window:
- a CDS encoding glycosyltransferase, producing the protein MSVQLRVVFDQIGVDADLARAGLGLAEGLIRTAPRGCGVSAIAPSGTSVTMPGLHEIRTLPLARRELAGAWQMGITAGVGGGLIHSPTLLAPLVRHDRVHDHDQTTVTLWDLCAWESPDTLSKASVVWQRSMLKRAVKHADAVIVPSHAMAERLDEIAPLGDRIRVIAGAAPTGFRSPDDAAALRAGLQLPRDYVVLTGDAASLEQGFRATAHAGTDAVVVDAEEGTEPTLADLAAAAGLPHGRVHIRGVLDDASRAATLAGARAVVASSPAMCWPWRLIEAMELGVPIVAVESGVHRDVLADGGAVVASDELSDALVDALGSGRERLRVLGSDRARAFSWPSSAERVWALHAEL; encoded by the coding sequence ATGAGTGTGCAGCTGCGTGTCGTGTTCGACCAGATCGGCGTCGATGCCGACCTGGCGAGAGCAGGGCTCGGACTCGCTGAGGGGCTGATCCGCACCGCGCCGCGCGGTTGCGGCGTCTCTGCCATCGCGCCGAGCGGCACGTCGGTGACGATGCCCGGCCTGCACGAGATCCGCACCCTGCCTCTGGCTCGGCGCGAGCTGGCCGGCGCCTGGCAGATGGGCATCACCGCCGGAGTCGGCGGCGGTCTCATCCACTCGCCGACGCTGCTGGCTCCGCTGGTCCGTCATGACCGCGTGCACGATCACGACCAGACCACCGTGACGCTCTGGGACCTGTGCGCCTGGGAGAGTCCGGACACACTGTCGAAGGCGAGTGTGGTGTGGCAGCGGTCGATGCTCAAGCGCGCCGTCAAGCACGCGGATGCGGTGATCGTGCCCTCCCATGCCATGGCGGAGCGCCTCGACGAGATCGCGCCACTGGGCGACCGCATCCGGGTGATCGCCGGTGCAGCGCCGACCGGGTTCCGCTCACCTGATGATGCCGCGGCGCTGCGCGCCGGCTTGCAGCTGCCCCGTGACTACGTGGTCCTCACAGGGGACGCCGCATCGCTCGAGCAGGGCTTCCGAGCGACGGCGCACGCCGGGACGGATGCGGTGGTGGTGGATGCCGAGGAGGGCACCGAGCCCACGCTCGCCGACCTGGCCGCGGCGGCGGGGCTGCCTCACGGACGCGTGCACATCAGGGGCGTGCTCGACGATGCATCGCGAGCGGCGACGCTCGCCGGGGCCCGGGCGGTCGTCGCCTCCTCTCCGGCGATGTGCTGGCCGTGGCGTCTGATCGAGGCGATGGAACTCGGTGTCCCGATCGTGGCGGTGGAGTCGGGCGTGCACCGCGACGTCCTCGCCGACGGGGGAGCGGTCGTGGCCTCGGACGAGTTGTCCGACGCGCTCGTCGATGCGCTCGGATCGGGTCGGGAGCGCCTGCGGGTTCTCGGGTCGGATCGGGCCAGGGCGTTCTCCTGGCCGAGCTCGGCCGAACGCGTCTGGGCCCTGCACGCGGAACTCTGA
- the purE gene encoding 5-(carboxyamino)imidazole ribonucleotide mutase: protein MGSDSDWRVMGDASQALTDFGIAHEVEVVSAHRTPDKLMSYAREARSRGVRVIIAGAGGAAHLPGMIASMTALPVIGVPVPLAYLDGMDSLLSIVQMPAGIPVATVSIGGARNAGLLAARILGTSDAALADRVEEYAAELERQVEQKNHRLKDSL, encoded by the coding sequence ATGGGATCCGACTCCGACTGGCGCGTGATGGGCGACGCCTCACAGGCGCTCACCGACTTCGGCATCGCGCATGAGGTCGAGGTCGTGTCGGCGCACCGCACGCCAGACAAGCTGATGAGCTACGCGCGAGAGGCACGCAGCCGCGGTGTCCGCGTCATCATCGCGGGCGCCGGGGGAGCAGCGCACCTGCCCGGCATGATCGCCTCGATGACCGCCCTGCCGGTCATCGGCGTCCCGGTGCCGCTCGCATATCTCGACGGCATGGACTCGCTGCTGTCGATCGTGCAGATGCCCGCCGGCATCCCCGTCGCGACCGTGTCGATCGGTGGTGCGCGCAACGCCGGCCTGCTCGCGGCTCGCATCCTGGGCACCTCCGATGCGGCTCTCGCGGATCGCGTCGAGGAGTACGCGGCCGAGCTCGAGCGTCAGGTCGAGCAGAAGAACCATCGGCTGAAGGACTCCCTGTGA
- a CDS encoding RecQ family ATP-dependent DNA helicase: protein MSADDIDRVARDSFGIDRLKGAQRDAIAAAVRGRDVLGVLATGYGKSAMYQVAATLREGVTVVVSPLIALQEDQLVGMENSPDAPAGVVLNSAGGVRRTREAWRMLRSGGARIVLLAPEQLAKDDVLEALAELDVTLLVVDEAHCIASWGHDFRPDYLTLGAAADRLGRPPIMALTATASTPVRAEIVRRLDLHDPLECIGDLDRPNISLEVRRHTDDAAKRAAVVDEVVQLAKPGLVYTATRRDTESYAELLQARGLRAAAYHAGMAAKRRDRVHEDLLEGRLDVVVATCAFGMGIDKPDVRFVVHADAPESLDAYYQEIGRAGRDGQPAVAVLHFRPEDLALRRFFTGGGPSAGELRKVLRALGGGVSKRTELAEASGLSSRRVTALLALLSDTGHVRIGRQGVRLLTPGDPAEAVSDARERADERERIEQTRIEMMRSYAESRRCRRRTLLHYFGEDLGEKCGNCDLCEEGEPSTPDGGWAEGAFGVDDRVRHEEWGPGTVMSVEEDRMTVFFEAEGYRVLSLELIAEKDLVELEK, encoded by the coding sequence GTGAGCGCAGATGACATCGACCGTGTCGCACGGGACTCCTTCGGAATCGATCGGCTGAAAGGCGCGCAGCGGGATGCCATCGCGGCAGCCGTGCGCGGTCGGGACGTGCTCGGGGTGCTGGCCACCGGATACGGGAAATCGGCGATGTACCAGGTCGCGGCGACCCTTCGTGAGGGCGTGACCGTCGTGGTGTCGCCGTTGATCGCGCTTCAGGAAGACCAGCTGGTCGGCATGGAGAACTCTCCGGACGCCCCGGCCGGGGTCGTCCTGAACTCGGCAGGCGGGGTGCGCCGCACGCGCGAGGCATGGCGGATGCTGCGCAGCGGCGGCGCTCGGATCGTGCTGCTCGCGCCCGAGCAGCTGGCCAAGGATGACGTCCTCGAGGCGCTTGCTGAGCTCGACGTGACTCTTCTCGTGGTCGACGAGGCGCACTGCATCGCGTCATGGGGGCATGACTTCCGCCCTGACTACCTCACGCTCGGCGCCGCGGCCGACCGCCTCGGACGGCCGCCGATCATGGCGCTCACGGCGACGGCATCGACACCTGTCCGCGCGGAGATCGTGCGGCGACTGGACCTTCACGATCCTCTCGAATGCATCGGCGATCTCGACCGACCGAACATCTCGCTGGAGGTTCGCAGGCATACCGACGATGCCGCGAAGAGGGCTGCTGTCGTGGACGAGGTCGTGCAGCTGGCGAAGCCAGGGCTCGTCTACACGGCCACCCGGCGCGACACCGAGAGCTACGCCGAGCTGCTGCAGGCGCGGGGTCTGCGCGCGGCGGCGTACCACGCGGGCATGGCGGCGAAGCGCCGCGATCGGGTGCACGAGGACCTCCTCGAGGGCAGGCTCGACGTCGTCGTCGCCACCTGCGCGTTCGGGATGGGGATCGACAAGCCGGATGTGCGGTTCGTGGTGCACGCCGATGCTCCGGAGTCGCTGGACGCGTACTACCAGGAGATCGGTCGAGCCGGCCGCGACGGGCAGCCGGCAGTCGCCGTTCTGCACTTCCGCCCGGAGGATCTCGCGCTGCGCAGGTTCTTCACCGGGGGCGGGCCATCGGCGGGGGAGCTGCGAAAGGTGCTGCGTGCGCTGGGCGGCGGGGTAAGCAAGCGCACGGAGCTCGCTGAGGCATCCGGGCTGTCGAGCCGTCGCGTCACCGCCCTGCTGGCGCTGCTGTCCGACACCGGGCACGTGCGCATCGGCAGGCAGGGTGTGCGGCTGCTCACGCCGGGGGACCCCGCCGAGGCTGTCTCGGACGCGCGGGAGCGGGCGGACGAGCGCGAGCGCATCGAGCAGACCAGGATCGAGATGATGCGCTCGTACGCCGAGAGCCGCAGGTGCCGGCGTCGAACCCTGCTGCACTACTTCGGCGAGGATCTGGGCGAGAAGTGCGGCAACTGCGACCTGTGCGAGGAGGGCGAGCCCTCGACCCCGGACGGCGGGTGGGCAGAGGGCGCGTTCGGCGTGGACGATCGCGTGCGCCACGAGGAGTGGGGGCCGGGCACCGTCATGTCGGTGGAGGAGGACCGGATGACCGTCTTCTTCGAGGCGGAGGGGTACCGGGTGCTCTCTCTCGAGCTGATCGCCGAGAAGGATCTCGTCGAGCTCGAGAAGTGA
- a CDS encoding biotin--[acetyl-CoA-carboxylase] ligase, with protein sequence MQLPRTRALADPLIVLDTCGSTNAELRGRIEAGERLGHPAMLLTDAQTAGRGRLDRTWATPAGSALAASTLLRDLPADIDAWGWVPLAAGVAMTDAVAAQLPGRDVGLKWPNDVLVDGRKICGILAEVTAQGIVVGTGVNTSMTEAQLPVQTATSFAVLGVSVDADRLLAEYLSELIALVDGLIKSADAVASGLHAEAERRCLSIGRDVDVTLPGGDVLHGRAVRLQHDGCLVVDIGGTTRAVASGDVVHARLA encoded by the coding sequence ATGCAGCTGCCGCGCACACGCGCGCTCGCCGATCCGCTGATCGTCCTCGACACCTGCGGTTCGACCAACGCCGAGCTGCGGGGTCGTATCGAGGCGGGGGAGCGCCTGGGACACCCCGCCATGCTGCTCACCGACGCGCAGACGGCCGGCCGTGGCCGGCTGGATCGCACCTGGGCGACCCCGGCGGGCTCGGCGCTCGCCGCGTCGACACTGCTGCGCGACCTGCCGGCCGACATCGACGCATGGGGGTGGGTCCCGCTGGCGGCAGGTGTCGCGATGACGGATGCTGTGGCTGCGCAGCTTCCCGGGCGCGACGTGGGGCTCAAGTGGCCGAACGACGTGCTCGTCGACGGACGGAAGATCTGCGGCATCCTCGCCGAGGTCACCGCGCAGGGGATCGTCGTCGGCACCGGCGTGAATACATCGATGACCGAGGCCCAGCTGCCGGTGCAGACCGCGACCTCCTTCGCGGTCCTGGGCGTGAGCGTCGACGCCGACAGGCTGCTGGCCGAGTACCTGTCCGAGCTCATCGCTCTCGTCGACGGACTCATCAAGAGCGCCGACGCCGTCGCGTCCGGCCTGCACGCCGAAGCCGAACGGCGCTGCCTCAGCATCGGCCGGGATGTGGACGTCACGCTGCCCGGCGGAGACGTGCTGCACGGACGCGCTGTGCGGCTGCAGCACGACGGATGCCTGGTGGTGGACATCGGCGGGACGACGAGGGCAGTGGCATCCGGAGATGTCGTCCACGCCCGCCTCGCCTGA
- a CDS encoding 5-(carboxyamino)imidazole ribonucleotide synthase, with amino-acid sequence MTVRVGVIGGGQLARMMIAPAVELGLDIRVLAEDEGMSAQLAATAVGDYRDLETVRAFANDVDVITFDHEHVPQEVLRALVADGAQVHPGPDALQYAQDKLVMRARLAELGVPQPDWAPVRDADELQRFIDEHNGGAVVKTPRGGYDGKGVRVVRSGAEAADWFDAAAGEALLVEELVSFRRELAQQIARRPSGDMAAYPVVETVQRDGVCAEVIAPAPDTTERLVEVAEQIGRRIAEGIGVTGMLAVELFETDDERILVNELAMRPHNSGHWSQDGAVTGQFEQHLRAVADLPLGGTEPRQPWTVMINILGGPQDGTLAERFAPAMQQHPEAKIHTYGKAPRPGRKVGHVNVSGDDLDDVAYIARVTASLFL; translated from the coding sequence ATGACCGTGCGCGTGGGTGTGATCGGCGGAGGACAGCTTGCTCGGATGATGATCGCTCCTGCGGTCGAACTCGGGCTCGACATCCGGGTGCTCGCCGAGGACGAGGGCATGTCGGCCCAGCTCGCGGCCACGGCGGTGGGCGACTACCGCGACCTCGAGACCGTGCGTGCCTTCGCCAATGACGTCGACGTCATCACCTTCGACCACGAGCACGTCCCGCAGGAGGTGCTTCGCGCGCTCGTCGCTGACGGTGCGCAGGTGCATCCGGGCCCCGACGCCCTGCAGTACGCGCAGGACAAGCTGGTCATGCGAGCGCGGCTCGCCGAGCTCGGCGTGCCGCAGCCCGACTGGGCGCCGGTGCGCGATGCCGACGAGCTGCAGCGCTTCATCGACGAGCACAACGGAGGCGCGGTGGTGAAGACGCCGAGGGGCGGTTATGACGGCAAGGGCGTGCGGGTCGTGCGCTCGGGCGCCGAGGCCGCCGACTGGTTCGACGCCGCAGCCGGCGAGGCCCTGCTCGTCGAGGAGCTCGTTTCCTTCCGTCGCGAGCTGGCGCAGCAGATCGCCCGTCGCCCGAGCGGCGACATGGCCGCCTACCCGGTCGTCGAGACCGTCCAGCGCGACGGCGTGTGCGCCGAGGTCATCGCGCCGGCGCCCGACACGACAGAGCGGCTCGTCGAGGTCGCCGAGCAGATCGGCCGGCGGATCGCCGAGGGCATCGGCGTGACGGGGATGCTGGCGGTCGAGCTCTTCGAGACCGATGACGAGCGGATCCTGGTGAACGAGCTGGCCATGCGTCCGCACAACAGCGGTCACTGGAGCCAGGACGGCGCCGTCACCGGGCAGTTCGAGCAGCACCTGCGGGCCGTCGCCGACCTTCCTCTCGGCGGCACCGAACCTCGTCAGCCGTGGACGGTCATGATCAACATCCTCGGGGGCCCGCAGGACGGAACCCTCGCGGAGCGATTCGCCCCCGCCATGCAGCAGCACCCCGAGGCGAAGATCCACACCTACGGCAAGGCTCCGCGCCCTGGTCGCAAGGTCGGTCACGTGAACGTCTCGGGCGACGATCTCGACGATGTCGCCTACATCGCACGGGTCACCGCGTCGCTCTTCCTCTGA
- a CDS encoding CDP-glycerol glycerophosphotransferase family protein, with protein MGVVSDGKKAYRLLQKALASRSAVQRVRRRLAAQGPHPHQHYRIAVYFADGAVNMYQMRQWYRPLAELAKRWPVVVLSRSATGAEKLIEEDGPPVAFVPTVRDLEKFIAKQDIRIVLYVNQNTRNFQMFRYGRRWHVFINHGESDKMYMTTNQYKAYDYALIAGQAARERLSRTLWDYDLDKRAIEIGRPQADHYSGTLPYTPDERQVVLYAPTWEGDRPSAHYGSIVSHGEKLVTELLATGHHRVIYRPHPRSGVVDDEYGAAHRRILAAIAEANAANAAAQHVYDDGPELGWQLAAADVAVVDISAMVYDRLAAGKPLLITRPADERASIDTTGYLSACEWLTVDGAADIVAEVERVAADDEAVTRLRTWVQHYFGDTTPGAATAKFHGAIEQLMQKWDEWHARDAGGDAPDDDDQDAPEDDD; from the coding sequence ATGGGTGTGGTCTCAGATGGCAAGAAGGCGTATCGACTGCTGCAGAAGGCCCTCGCCTCGCGTTCAGCCGTGCAGCGGGTGCGTCGACGGCTCGCCGCGCAGGGGCCGCATCCGCATCAGCACTACCGCATCGCGGTCTACTTCGCTGACGGGGCGGTCAACATGTACCAGATGCGTCAGTGGTACCGTCCGCTCGCGGAGCTCGCGAAGCGCTGGCCCGTCGTCGTGCTCTCGCGCAGCGCGACCGGCGCCGAGAAGCTGATCGAGGAGGACGGCCCGCCCGTGGCCTTCGTGCCCACGGTGCGCGATCTCGAGAAGTTCATCGCCAAGCAGGACATCCGCATCGTCCTCTACGTGAACCAGAACACCCGCAATTTCCAGATGTTCCGCTACGGCCGTCGCTGGCATGTGTTCATCAACCACGGCGAGTCCGACAAGATGTACATGACCACGAATCAGTACAAGGCATACGACTACGCGCTGATCGCGGGTCAGGCGGCGCGGGAACGGCTGAGCCGCACTCTGTGGGACTACGACCTCGACAAGCGCGCGATCGAGATCGGCCGGCCGCAGGCCGACCATTATTCGGGCACCCTCCCGTACACGCCGGATGAGCGTCAGGTCGTTCTCTACGCACCCACCTGGGAGGGGGACCGTCCGTCGGCGCACTACGGCTCGATCGTCTCGCACGGTGAGAAGCTCGTCACCGAGTTGCTGGCCACAGGGCATCACCGGGTGATCTACCGTCCGCACCCGCGCAGCGGCGTGGTCGACGACGAGTACGGCGCCGCGCACCGGCGGATCCTGGCGGCGATCGCGGAGGCGAACGCCGCAAATGCCGCAGCGCAGCACGTGTACGACGACGGACCGGAGCTCGGCTGGCAGCTCGCCGCCGCCGACGTCGCAGTCGTCGACATCTCCGCGATGGTCTACGACCGTCTCGCCGCAGGCAAGCCGCTGCTGATCACGCGGCCGGCCGACGAGCGCGCATCCATCGACACCACGGGGTACCTCTCGGCGTGCGAATGGCTCACCGTGGACGGCGCCGCCGACATCGTCGCCGAGGTCGAGCGGGTCGCGGCCGACGACGAGGCGGTCACGCGCCTGCGGACCTGGGTGCAGCACTACTTCGGCGACACGACGCCGGGGGCGGCGACCGCGAAGTTCCATGGCGCCATCGAGCAGCTCATGCAGAAGTGGGACGAGTGGCACGCCCGGGATGCGGGTGGCGACGCCCCCGACGATGACGACCAAGACGCCCCCGAGGACGACGACTGA
- a CDS encoding LCP family protein: MTLAAPHASARGGRPLIETRPLRYPDTADEATMARRGWWLVVLNALIPGSAQVLAGNRRLGRFGLGATLSGWLLVLIGAGLALFGRGALVWLVVGPLSWFVLTLVQVLLIGYAILWVVLTIDALRLVRLIRVPTVSRWALPVASVLVLSLAASGAVYGSTVAASSRGAIGSIFGGGGPSLPPSDGYYNILLLGADSGDGRDSMRFDSISVVSVNAESGAVTITGIPRELPNAPFSEGSPMQELYPNGFEGHSSRTCGWNPWMNHIRNAAEVCREDHGTGLYPDAAKHDSAPGIEATKDAAEGALGIEIPYYVFVDMDAFAELIDALGGVDIEVTERLPKGGGPGDTGRPVEEWATGWIEPGMQHMDGDTAQWYARSRYTTSDWDRMKRQRQLQVAILDQFTPENVVARFNEIAAAGTALVETDLPQDKLPEFFGLVMKAKEQKVAQIELTPESGVDEHEPDYARIRDMIQQTLHPPTQTPATDGS; the protein is encoded by the coding sequence GTGACCTTGGCCGCTCCGCACGCCTCCGCGCGAGGCGGGCGGCCGCTCATCGAGACGCGCCCGCTGCGCTACCCCGACACCGCCGACGAGGCCACGATGGCGCGACGGGGCTGGTGGCTCGTCGTGCTGAACGCGCTCATCCCCGGGTCGGCGCAGGTGCTCGCCGGAAACAGGCGTCTCGGGCGCTTCGGCCTCGGCGCGACCCTGTCGGGCTGGCTCCTCGTGCTCATCGGCGCGGGCCTCGCGCTGTTCGGCCGCGGTGCGCTCGTCTGGCTCGTCGTCGGCCCGCTGTCGTGGTTCGTGCTCACCCTCGTGCAGGTGCTGCTCATCGGCTACGCGATCCTGTGGGTCGTGCTCACGATCGACGCCCTGCGCCTGGTGCGGCTGATCAGGGTGCCGACCGTGTCACGCTGGGCGCTGCCCGTGGCATCCGTCCTGGTGCTCTCACTGGCAGCATCCGGCGCCGTCTACGGGTCGACCGTCGCGGCCTCCAGCCGCGGCGCCATCGGAAGCATCTTCGGCGGCGGAGGACCGAGCCTGCCGCCCAGCGACGGCTACTACAACATCCTCCTGCTCGGTGCGGACAGCGGCGACGGCCGGGACTCCATGCGCTTCGACAGCATCTCCGTCGTCTCGGTCAACGCCGAGAGCGGTGCCGTGACGATCACCGGCATCCCGCGCGAGCTGCCCAACGCGCCCTTCAGCGAGGGCAGCCCCATGCAGGAGCTGTACCCGAACGGGTTCGAGGGCCACTCGAGCCGCACGTGCGGCTGGAACCCGTGGATGAACCACATCCGCAATGCCGCTGAGGTCTGCCGCGAGGATCATGGAACCGGGCTGTATCCGGACGCCGCGAAGCACGACTCCGCGCCAGGCATCGAGGCCACGAAGGACGCAGCGGAGGGTGCGCTCGGGATCGAGATCCCGTACTACGTCTTCGTCGACATGGATGCCTTCGCGGAGCTGATCGACGCACTCGGCGGTGTCGACATCGAGGTCACCGAGCGCCTGCCCAAGGGCGGCGGACCAGGTGACACGGGCCGCCCGGTCGAGGAGTGGGCGACCGGCTGGATCGAGCCGGGCATGCAGCACATGGACGGGGATACCGCGCAGTGGTACGCGCGGTCGCGCTACACCACCAGCGACTGGGACCGCATGAAGCGTCAGCGTCAGCTGCAGGTGGCCATCCTCGATCAGTTCACTCCCGAGAATGTGGTCGCGCGCTTCAACGAGATCGCGGCCGCCGGAACGGCTCTCGTCGAGACGGACCTGCCGCAGGACAAGCTGCCGGAGTTCTTCGGCCTCGTGATGAAGGCCAAGGAGCAGAAGGTCGCGCAGATCGAGCTCACACCCGAATCCGGTGTAGACGAGCACGAGCCCGACTACGCGCGCATTCGCGACATGATCCAGCAGACGCTGCATCCGCCGACGCAGACGCCGGCGACGGACGGCTCCTGA
- a CDS encoding PH domain-containing protein: MTQPVTLGGRPKMPPPGAPVEELLVARFRSHARRLFWPALLLIATTGATAYLYGNLPAPFEDWMLLAAAGIVILLFVVLPYLFWISRTCTITTRRVILREGLGSRRRRELSHMRGYSIGVRRGPLQRLWGAGTITLSNGVDAPMRLQNVPMANLVHEVLADQVEVNQILAHRDAQAASPSV, translated from the coding sequence GTGACCCAGCCCGTGACTCTCGGTGGTCGGCCGAAGATGCCGCCCCCGGGTGCGCCTGTCGAAGAGCTGCTGGTGGCGCGTTTTCGCAGCCACGCACGGCGGCTGTTCTGGCCGGCCCTGCTGCTCATCGCGACGACGGGTGCGACGGCGTACCTCTACGGCAATCTGCCCGCTCCGTTCGAGGACTGGATGCTGCTGGCCGCCGCTGGAATCGTGATCCTGCTGTTCGTCGTGCTGCCGTACCTGTTCTGGATCTCGCGCACCTGCACGATCACCACGCGCCGGGTCATCCTGCGCGAGGGACTCGGCTCTCGGCGCAGACGGGAGCTCTCGCACATGCGCGGCTACTCGATCGGCGTGCGCCGGGGCCCGCTGCAACGACTGTGGGGCGCAGGGACGATCACGCTGAGCAACGGCGTCGACGCACCCATGCGACTGCAGAACGTTCCGATGGCCAACCTCGTGCACGAGGTGCTCGCCGACCAGGTCGAGGTGAACCAGATCCTCGCTCATCGCGACGCCCAGGCGGCGAGTCCGTCCGTCTGA